From Bos indicus isolate NIAB-ARS_2022 breed Sahiwal x Tharparkar chromosome 4, NIAB-ARS_B.indTharparkar_mat_pri_1.0, whole genome shotgun sequence, the proteins below share one genomic window:
- the PAXIP1 gene encoding PAX-interacting protein 1 isoform X2: MSGQVPRVPEEMFKEVKYYAVGDLDPQVIQLLKAGKAKEVSYNALASHIISEDGDNPEVGEAREVFDLPVVKPSWVILSVQCGALLPVNGFSPESCQIFFGITACLSQVSPEDRSALWAMLTFHGGGCQLNLNRKCTHLVVPEPKGEKYECALRRASIKIVTPDWVLDCISEKTRKDEALYHPRLIVYEEEEEEEEEEEGAGNEEPDSPNEGSTDGKSSLASSQEGSPSGEPPFSPKSSAEKSKGELMFDDSSDSSPEKQERNLNWTPAEVPQLAAAKRRLPPGKEPGLINLCANVPPVPGGILPPEVRGSLLAPGQSLQGPERPEVMAAWSPAMRTLRNITNNADIQQMSSRPSNVAHILQSLSAPTKTLEQQVNHSQQGPASAVLLGQVKVAPEPAPAPQPILHLQPQQLLQLQQQHLAQQPYPPPPPHPFPPPPAHPHQFPQPPLQRPQPPLQQQQLSHLQQQQLQHLQRLQQMQPTPTAQLPGPPAQALQPPPPQAQAQPPLFGHDPAVEIPEEGFLLGCVFAIADYPEQMSDKQLLATWKRIIQAHGGAVDPTFSSRCTHLLCESQVSGLFTQAMKERKRCITAHWLNTVLKKKKLVPPHRALHFPVAFPPGGKPCSQHIISVTGFVDNDRDDLKLMAYLAGAKYTGYLCRSNTVLICREPTGLKYEKAKEWRIPCVNAQWLGDILLGNFEALRQTQYGRYTAFGLQDPFAPTPQLVLNLLDAWRVPLKVSSELLMGVRLPPKPKQNEVTNVQPSSKRARIEDIPPPTKKLTPELTPFVLFTGFEPVQVQQYIKKLYILGGEVAESAQKCTHLIASKVTRTVKFLTAISVVKHIVTPEWLEECFKCQKFVDEQNYLLRDAEAEVLFSFSLEESLRRAHASPLFKAKYFYITPGICPSLSTMKAIVECAGGKVLSRQPSFRKLMEHKQNKSLSEIVLISCENDLHLCREYFARGIDVHNAEFVLTGVLTQTLDYESYKFN; the protein is encoded by the exons ccttCTTGGGTGATCTTGTCCGTTCAGTGTGGAGCTCTTCTCCC AGTAAATGGTTTTTCTCCAGAGTCgtgtcagattttttttggaATCACAGCCTGCCTCTCTCAG GTGTCGCCTGAGGACCGAAGCGCCCTGTGGGCGATGCTCACCTTCCACGGGGGCGGCTGCCAGCTGAACCTCAACAGGAAGTGCACGCACCTGGTTGTTCCCGAGCCAAAGGGG GAGAAATACGAGTGTGCTTTGAGGAGAGCCAGTATTAAGATCGTGACCCCCGACTGGGTCCTGGATTGCATCTCGGAGAAGACCAGGAAGGACGAAGCCCTTTATCACCCCCGCCTCATCGTctacgaggaggaggaggaggaagaggaagaggaggaaggggcgGGCAATGAGGAGCCTGACTCCCCGAATGAGGGCAGCACGGACGGGAAGTCCAGCCTGGCCAGCTCTCAGGAGGGCTCCCCCTCCGGAGAGCCGCCGTTCTCACCCAAGTCGAGCGCTGAGAAATCCAAAGGGGAGCTGATGTTCGACGATTCCTCAGACTCCTCGCCCGAGAAGCAAGAGAGGAACTTAAACTGGACCCCGGCAGAGGTCCCCCAGCTGGCGGCAGCGAAGCGCCGGCTGCCCCCCGGTAAGGAGCCCGGGCTGATTAACCTGTGCGCCAACGTGCCGCCTGTCCCCGGGGGCATCCTGCCGCCCGAGGTCCGCGGAAGCTTGCTGGCTCCGGGACAGAGCCTGCAGGGCCCCGAGAGGCCCGAGGTGATGGCCGCCTGGAGTCCGGCCATGCGGACGCTGAGGAACATCACGAACAACGCCGACATCCAGCAGATGTCCAGCCGCCCCTCCAACGTGGCGCAC ATCCTGCAGTCCCTCTCGGCACCGACGAAGACACTGGAGCAGCAGGTGAACCACAGCCAGCAGGGCCCCGCGAGCGCAGTGCTGCTCGGCCAAGTGAAGGTGGCCCCGGAGCCGGCCCCGGCGCCGCAGCCCATCCTGCACCTGCAGCcgcagcagctcctgcagctccagcAGCAGCATCTGGCGCAGCAGCcctaccccccgcccccgccgcaccCGTTCCCGCCGCCGCCGGCCCACCCGCACCAGTTCCCCCAGCCGCCCCTGCAGCGCCCCCAGCCgcccctgcagcagcagcagctctcccaccttcagcagcagcagctccagcacCTGCAGCGCCTGCAGCAGATGCAGCCGACGCCGACGGCCCAGCTGCCCGGCCCGCCAGCCCAGGCCCTGCAGCCCCCGCCGCCCCAGGCGCAGGCGCAGCCCCCGCTGTTCGGACACGACCCGGCGGTGGAGA TCCCAGAAGAAGGCTTCCTACTGGGGTGTGTGTTTGCAATCGCAGATTATCCAGAGCAGATGTCTGACAAGCAGCTGCTGGCCACCTGGAAAAGG ATCATCCAGGCGCACGGAGGAGCCGTGGACCCCACGTTCTCGAGCCGCTGCACCCACCTGCTGTGCGAGAGTCAGGTCAGCGGGCTGTTCACACAG GCgatgaaggagaggaagaggTGCATCACGGCACACTGGCTGAACACGGTCCTGAAGAAGAAGAAGCTGGTGCCGCCCCATCGGGCCCTGCACTTCCCCGTGGCCTTCCCCCCGGGGGGCAAGCCGTGCTCCCAGCAC ATTATCTCTGTGACGGGGTTTGTCGACAACGACAGGGACGACCTGAAGCTGATGGCGTACCTGGCGGGTGCCAAGTACACGGGCTACCTGTGCCGCAGCAACACCGTCCTCATCTGCAGGGA ACCGACTGGTTTAAAGTACGAGAAGGCCAAAGAGTGGCGGATCCCGTGCGTGAACGCCCAGTGGTTGGGGGACATCCTGCTGGGGAACTTCGAGGCCCTGCGGCAGACGCAGTACGGCCGCTACACCGCCTTCGGCCTGCAGGACCCCTTCGCCCCGACCCCGCAGCTGGTGTTGAACCTTCTGG ATGCTTGGAGAGTTCCGCTGAAAGTGTCGTCAGAGTTGTTGATG GGTGTGAGACTACCTCCCAAACCGAAGCAGAATGAAGTAACTAATGTCCAGCCTTCTTCCAAAAGAGCCAG AATCGAAGATATTCCACCTCCCACCAAGAAGTTAACCCCGGAACTGACCCCTTTTGTGCTTTTCACTGGATTTGAGCCTGTTCAGGTTCAGCAGTACATAAAG AAGCTGTACATCCTGGGCGGGGAGGTCGCCGAGTCCGCACAGAAGTGCACCCACCTCATCGCCAGCAAGGTCACGCGGACGGTCAAGTTCCTGACGGCCATTTCCGTGGTGAAGCACATCGTCACGCCTGAGTGGCTGGAGGAGTGCTTCAAGTGCCAGAAGTTCGTCG ACGAGCAGAACTACCTCCTCCGAGACGCGGAGGCTGAAGTGCTTTTCTCCTTCAGTCTGGAGGAGTCCTTGAGGAGGGCCCACGCTTCTCCGCTCTTCAAG GCGAAGTACTTTTACATCACTCCGGGGATCTGCCCGAGTCTGTCCACCATGAAAGCGATTGTGGAGTGTGCAGGAGGCAAAGTGTTGTCTAGACAGCCGTCTTTCCGGAAACTCATGGAACACAAGCAGAACAAG AGTTTGTCGGAAATAGTTTTAATATCCTGTGAAAATGACCTTCACTTGTGTCGAGAGTATTTTGCCAGAGGAATAG ATGTTCACAACGCCGAGTTTGTTCTCACTGGAGTGCTCACTCAGACACTGGACTACGAGTCATAT
- the PAXIP1 gene encoding PAX-interacting protein 1 isoform X1: protein MPPRPAGRRPGPPRCSLCTCYREPVCHGLEVLQVKKACRRRWTCCLDADDAGEFCSEAGLTPQDTPGAGLPRTHSGQGPWCPGRQPSWVILSVQCGALLPVNGFSPESCQIFFGITACLSQVSPEDRSALWAMLTFHGGGCQLNLNRKCTHLVVPEPKGEKYECALRRASIKIVTPDWVLDCISEKTRKDEALYHPRLIVYEEEEEEEEEEEGAGNEEPDSPNEGSTDGKSSLASSQEGSPSGEPPFSPKSSAEKSKGELMFDDSSDSSPEKQERNLNWTPAEVPQLAAAKRRLPPGKEPGLINLCANVPPVPGGILPPEVRGSLLAPGQSLQGPERPEVMAAWSPAMRTLRNITNNADIQQMSSRPSNVAHILQSLSAPTKTLEQQVNHSQQGPASAVLLGQVKVAPEPAPAPQPILHLQPQQLLQLQQQHLAQQPYPPPPPHPFPPPPAHPHQFPQPPLQRPQPPLQQQQLSHLQQQQLQHLQRLQQMQPTPTAQLPGPPAQALQPPPPQAQAQPPLFGHDPAVEIPEEGFLLGCVFAIADYPEQMSDKQLLATWKRIIQAHGGAVDPTFSSRCTHLLCESQVSGLFTQAMKERKRCITAHWLNTVLKKKKLVPPHRALHFPVAFPPGGKPCSQHIISVTGFVDNDRDDLKLMAYLAGAKYTGYLCRSNTVLICREPTGLKYEKAKEWRIPCVNAQWLGDILLGNFEALRQTQYGRYTAFGLQDPFAPTPQLVLNLLDAWRVPLKVSSELLMGVRLPPKPKQNEVTNVQPSSKRARIEDIPPPTKKLTPELTPFVLFTGFEPVQVQQYIKKLYILGGEVAESAQKCTHLIASKVTRTVKFLTAISVVKHIVTPEWLEECFKCQKFVDEQNYLLRDAEAEVLFSFSLEESLRRAHASPLFKAKYFYITPGICPSLSTMKAIVECAGGKVLSRQPSFRKLMEHKQNKSLSEIVLISCENDLHLCREYFARGIDVHNAEFVLTGVLTQTLDYESYKFN, encoded by the exons ccttCTTGGGTGATCTTGTCCGTTCAGTGTGGAGCTCTTCTCCC AGTAAATGGTTTTTCTCCAGAGTCgtgtcagattttttttggaATCACAGCCTGCCTCTCTCAG GTGTCGCCTGAGGACCGAAGCGCCCTGTGGGCGATGCTCACCTTCCACGGGGGCGGCTGCCAGCTGAACCTCAACAGGAAGTGCACGCACCTGGTTGTTCCCGAGCCAAAGGGG GAGAAATACGAGTGTGCTTTGAGGAGAGCCAGTATTAAGATCGTGACCCCCGACTGGGTCCTGGATTGCATCTCGGAGAAGACCAGGAAGGACGAAGCCCTTTATCACCCCCGCCTCATCGTctacgaggaggaggaggaggaagaggaagaggaggaaggggcgGGCAATGAGGAGCCTGACTCCCCGAATGAGGGCAGCACGGACGGGAAGTCCAGCCTGGCCAGCTCTCAGGAGGGCTCCCCCTCCGGAGAGCCGCCGTTCTCACCCAAGTCGAGCGCTGAGAAATCCAAAGGGGAGCTGATGTTCGACGATTCCTCAGACTCCTCGCCCGAGAAGCAAGAGAGGAACTTAAACTGGACCCCGGCAGAGGTCCCCCAGCTGGCGGCAGCGAAGCGCCGGCTGCCCCCCGGTAAGGAGCCCGGGCTGATTAACCTGTGCGCCAACGTGCCGCCTGTCCCCGGGGGCATCCTGCCGCCCGAGGTCCGCGGAAGCTTGCTGGCTCCGGGACAGAGCCTGCAGGGCCCCGAGAGGCCCGAGGTGATGGCCGCCTGGAGTCCGGCCATGCGGACGCTGAGGAACATCACGAACAACGCCGACATCCAGCAGATGTCCAGCCGCCCCTCCAACGTGGCGCAC ATCCTGCAGTCCCTCTCGGCACCGACGAAGACACTGGAGCAGCAGGTGAACCACAGCCAGCAGGGCCCCGCGAGCGCAGTGCTGCTCGGCCAAGTGAAGGTGGCCCCGGAGCCGGCCCCGGCGCCGCAGCCCATCCTGCACCTGCAGCcgcagcagctcctgcagctccagcAGCAGCATCTGGCGCAGCAGCcctaccccccgcccccgccgcaccCGTTCCCGCCGCCGCCGGCCCACCCGCACCAGTTCCCCCAGCCGCCCCTGCAGCGCCCCCAGCCgcccctgcagcagcagcagctctcccaccttcagcagcagcagctccagcacCTGCAGCGCCTGCAGCAGATGCAGCCGACGCCGACGGCCCAGCTGCCCGGCCCGCCAGCCCAGGCCCTGCAGCCCCCGCCGCCCCAGGCGCAGGCGCAGCCCCCGCTGTTCGGACACGACCCGGCGGTGGAGA TCCCAGAAGAAGGCTTCCTACTGGGGTGTGTGTTTGCAATCGCAGATTATCCAGAGCAGATGTCTGACAAGCAGCTGCTGGCCACCTGGAAAAGG ATCATCCAGGCGCACGGAGGAGCCGTGGACCCCACGTTCTCGAGCCGCTGCACCCACCTGCTGTGCGAGAGTCAGGTCAGCGGGCTGTTCACACAG GCgatgaaggagaggaagaggTGCATCACGGCACACTGGCTGAACACGGTCCTGAAGAAGAAGAAGCTGGTGCCGCCCCATCGGGCCCTGCACTTCCCCGTGGCCTTCCCCCCGGGGGGCAAGCCGTGCTCCCAGCAC ATTATCTCTGTGACGGGGTTTGTCGACAACGACAGGGACGACCTGAAGCTGATGGCGTACCTGGCGGGTGCCAAGTACACGGGCTACCTGTGCCGCAGCAACACCGTCCTCATCTGCAGGGA ACCGACTGGTTTAAAGTACGAGAAGGCCAAAGAGTGGCGGATCCCGTGCGTGAACGCCCAGTGGTTGGGGGACATCCTGCTGGGGAACTTCGAGGCCCTGCGGCAGACGCAGTACGGCCGCTACACCGCCTTCGGCCTGCAGGACCCCTTCGCCCCGACCCCGCAGCTGGTGTTGAACCTTCTGG ATGCTTGGAGAGTTCCGCTGAAAGTGTCGTCAGAGTTGTTGATG GGTGTGAGACTACCTCCCAAACCGAAGCAGAATGAAGTAACTAATGTCCAGCCTTCTTCCAAAAGAGCCAG AATCGAAGATATTCCACCTCCCACCAAGAAGTTAACCCCGGAACTGACCCCTTTTGTGCTTTTCACTGGATTTGAGCCTGTTCAGGTTCAGCAGTACATAAAG AAGCTGTACATCCTGGGCGGGGAGGTCGCCGAGTCCGCACAGAAGTGCACCCACCTCATCGCCAGCAAGGTCACGCGGACGGTCAAGTTCCTGACGGCCATTTCCGTGGTGAAGCACATCGTCACGCCTGAGTGGCTGGAGGAGTGCTTCAAGTGCCAGAAGTTCGTCG ACGAGCAGAACTACCTCCTCCGAGACGCGGAGGCTGAAGTGCTTTTCTCCTTCAGTCTGGAGGAGTCCTTGAGGAGGGCCCACGCTTCTCCGCTCTTCAAG GCGAAGTACTTTTACATCACTCCGGGGATCTGCCCGAGTCTGTCCACCATGAAAGCGATTGTGGAGTGTGCAGGAGGCAAAGTGTTGTCTAGACAGCCGTCTTTCCGGAAACTCATGGAACACAAGCAGAACAAG AGTTTGTCGGAAATAGTTTTAATATCCTGTGAAAATGACCTTCACTTGTGTCGAGAGTATTTTGCCAGAGGAATAG ATGTTCACAACGCCGAGTTTGTTCTCACTGGAGTGCTCACTCAGACACTGGACTACGAGTCATAT